AATTATACTGGGCATTCGATGTTACAGTAAATCCTTCAATAAGTAGAACCGAATCGATCCCACTTACAATGCTAGAATCTATGGCATGTGGGACACCTGTTATCGTTACTGACGTGGGAGGAAATCGTGAAATTTTCGATAATGCTTCTCATAAATTTGGTATATTAATTCAACCTGAGGATGAACAGCTAATTTCAGCTATAATTGAGGCATTAGATAAGAGAGAATATTTATCAAAAGGAGCTAGACTTGAAGCGATTAAATATGATTGGAAAAATGTTACTAAGGCGTTACATGAAATATATCAAGAGCTTATCTAAGATAAATTTTAGAGTATTAGAATGGTTACGATAACTTTTATGCATCATACAGATATTATGGGTAGCGGTATAGATACTGTCTTTCATCAATTAATGATCAGAGCGCATAAATGGTTTGACAAGGTATATTATCTTACTGTAAAGACAGATTATGTGAACTCATCAAATCATATACTTATTAAGCCTTTTTTAGATGTTGATAATAGAATGATTAGAAATTTATTCTTTCTATGGCCTCCCTCCTTAATTTCGGCTTTAAAAATTATTGAGAAAAGTGATGTTGTACTTTGCTCTTCGTTTCCCATGGCACTTTTATTTCTCCAAGCTCGAAGACCACTAAAATGTTTCATTGGCTGGGGGAGGGCCCCTCCAGCTCCTTACTTGAGTCTTCACGAGAAAATATATATGACGGTTTCTTGGTTAATTGAAAAGGAAGCATTAAGATATGCAGATATAAGACTTAGCCCTTCAAGATTTGTCCAACAGATGTATAAACGTGATGGTATACAAACAACATTTATGTATTTAGATGGTATTGATTTTAAGACTTTTGATTATAAAAAATTTAATGACAAGAAAAAGCTAAAGAAACAATTTACTGGAAGCGAAGATAAGCATATAATCTCGTTCGTTGGTAGAATAGTTCCGCATAAGAACATAGAAGCTTTAATCTTAGCAATGAAAAAAATTGTTAAAGAGGATTGTAACACAATGCTTTTAATCGCTGGACCCAAAGATGTTCCTTACTATTACAATTATCTTACATTATTAATCAAACAACTTGGATTAGAGAAATTTATAAGATTCCTCGGTAAGCTAAATTGGTATGAATTAGCGTCGTTATATGCAGCTAGCGATCTCTATGTTTCACCCTCGCTCTGGGAAGGGTTCTTCAGAGCTGAGCCATACGCGATGAAAGTTCCTATGATTCTATTTGATGTAGCATCCGCATCTGAGACCGTAATCGATGGTGTTACAGGAAAACTGGTAAAGGAGATCTCTAGCGATGCCCTAGCGGATGCTATACTAGACTTGCTAAACGACGAAGAGCGCCGTAAAGAGATGGGCGAGGCCGGCTATAAATGGGCTTACGAAAATCTTAGCTTTGATAACATAGCAGAAAAATTATTCACACTTATTTTAAAATATTTGTAATATTGATTCAGTAATTAATGGAACTAAAATGTTGAAGTAAAATATATGAGGATATTCATAATTTATAAGGGAAAAATAAGTAAAGTTTTATTGACATTGGCGGCATTCTTTGATTTTCTATCAGGAAGTTTTATCAGCTATATCGGTAAGGATCCGTTATTTCCCTTTACTGCATACACTATATCAATTATTGCCCTCTCTATGGATAAAAAATTGTGGATTCCTTCATTTATCTCACTAATATTTTCGCTTTCTGGAATTTTGCTGTTAAGTAGAAATTTCATTTTTCTCAGTCT
This genomic window from Candidatus Methanomethylicota archaeon contains:
- a CDS encoding glycosyltransferase family 4 protein encodes the protein LYWAFDVTVNPSISRTESIPLTMLESMACGTPVIVTDVGGNREIFDNASHKFGILIQPEDEQLISAIIEALDKREYLSKGARLEAIKYDWKNVTKALHEIYQELI
- a CDS encoding glycosyltransferase family 4 protein; translated protein: MVTITFMHHTDIMGSGIDTVFHQLMIRAHKWFDKVYYLTVKTDYVNSSNHILIKPFLDVDNRMIRNLFFLWPPSLISALKIIEKSDVVLCSSFPMALLFLQARRPLKCFIGWGRAPPAPYLSLHEKIYMTVSWLIEKEALRYADIRLSPSRFVQQMYKRDGIQTTFMYLDGIDFKTFDYKKFNDKKKLKKQFTGSEDKHIISFVGRIVPHKNIEALILAMKKIVKEDCNTMLLIAGPKDVPYYYNYLTLLIKQLGLEKFIRFLGKLNWYELASLYAASDLYVSPSLWEGFFRAEPYAMKVPMILFDVASASETVIDGVTGKLVKEISSDALADAILDLLNDEERRKEMGEAGYKWAYENLSFDNIAEKLFTLILKYL